Proteins encoded within one genomic window of Bombina bombina isolate aBomBom1 chromosome 1, aBomBom1.pri, whole genome shotgun sequence:
- the CCT3 gene encoding T-complex protein 1 subunit gamma, which translates to MMGRPVLVLSQNVKRESGRKVQTGNINAAKTIADIIRTCLGPRAMMKMLLDPMGGIVMTNDGNAILREIQVQHPAAKSMIEISRTQDEEVGDGTTSVIILAGEMLAVAEQFLEQQIHPTVIISAYRKALDDMVASLKEISSPVDVNDKELMLKIINSAVNTKAIKRWADMACNIALDAVKTVHFEENGRKEIDIKKYAKVEKIPGGIIEDSCVLRGVMLNKDITHSKMRRVIKNPRIILLDCSLEYKKGESQTEIEITQEEDFARILQMEEEYIQQICEDIVRLKPDVVITEKGISDLAQHYLVKANISAIRRVRKTDNNRIARACGARIASRTDELRDEDVGTGAGLFEIKKIGDEYFTYITECKDPKACTIVLRGASKEILAEVERNLQDAMQVCRNVMIDPYLVPGGGASEMCVAHALTEKSKAMTGVEQWPYRAVAQALEVIPRTLIQNCGASTIRVLTSLRAKHTQEGCQSWGVDGETGVLVDMKELGICEPLAVKLQTYKTAVETAILLLRIDDIVSGHKKKGDDQGRPTPGEPQE; encoded by the exons ATGATGGGCCGCCCGGTACTCGTGCTCA GTCAGAACGTAAAACGAGAGTCTGGAAGGAAGGTCCAGACGGGAAATATTAATGCTGCAAAG actaTAGCAGACATCATTCGAACATGTTTGGGACCAAGGGCTATGatgaag ATGCTTCTAGATCCAATGGGTGGAATTGTGATGACCAATGATGGAAATGCAATTCTCAGAGAG ATTCAGGTGCAGCATCCAGCAGCTAAATCTATGATTGAAATCAGCCGTACTCAGGACGAGGAAGTGGGAGATGGGACCACATCTGTCATCATTCTTG CTGGTGAGATGTTGGCTGTAGCAGAGCAGTTTTTGGAGCAGCAGATACACCCAACTGTTATCATTAGCGCGTATCGCAAGGCCCTGGATGACATGGTTGCTTCTCTGAAAGAAATCAG ctctcCTGTTGATGTTAATGATAAAGAACTGATGCTGAAGATTATTAACAGTGCTGTAAACACAAAGGCAATTAAAAGATGGGCAGATATGGCCTGCAACATTGCTCTCGATGCTGTGAAAACTGTCCATTTTGAAGAGAATGGCAGAAAGGAGATTGATATTAAGAAGTATGCTAAAGTAGaaaag ATTCCTGGGGGAATAATTGAAGACTCCTGTGTCCTTCGCGGCGTTATGTTGAATAAAGACATTACTCACTCGAAGATGCGTAGGGTGATCAAGAACCCTCGTATCATTCTCTTAGACTGCTCTCTAGAGTATAAAAAAGGAGAAAGCCAG ACAGAAATTGAAATCACACAGGAAGAGGATTTTGCCCGCATCCTTCAGATGGAAGAGGAGTACATCCAGCAGATCTGTGAGGATATTGTCAGACTTAAACCAGACGTTGTTATCACAGAGAAAGGAATCTCTg ATTTGGCTCAGCATTACTTGGTTAAGGCTAATATTTCCGCCATTCGCAGGGTCCGTAAGACTGACAACAACAGGATTGCCAG GGCCTGTGGAGCTCGTATTGCCAGCCGTACGGATGAGCTGCGGGATGAAGATGTGGGAACTGGAGCAGGGCTTTTTGAAATCAAGAAGATAGGCgatgaatatttcacatatatcACAGAATGCAAGGATCCCAAAGCCTGTACTATTGTTCTCCGTGGGGCCAGCAAGGAGATACTGGCA GAAGTAGAGCGCAATCTCCAAGATGCTATGCAGGTGTGCCGAAATGTGATGATTGACCCTTACCTTGTGCCAGGAGGTGGTGCATCTGAGATGTGTGTGGCTCATGCCCTTACAGAAAAGTCAAAAGCCATGACTGGTGTAGAGCAGTGGCCGTATCGTGCTGTGGCGCAGGCTCTCGAGGTCATTCCCAGGACTCTCATTCAGAATTGTGGAGCCAGCACCATCCGTGTGCTGACTTCTTTGAGG GCAAAACACACCCAAGAAGGCTGCCAGAGCTGGGGTGTTGATGGTGAGACCGGTGTATTAGTAGACATGAAGGAGCTGGGCATTTGTGAGCCACTGGCTGTGAAACTGCAGACTTACAAAACCGCAGTGGAG ACTGCAATTTTATTGCTCCGTATAGATGATATTGTATCTGGCCACAAGAAAAAGGGTGACGACCAGGGCAGGCCTACTCCGGGAGAACCCCAAGAATGA